From Arachis stenosperma cultivar V10309 chromosome 2, arast.V10309.gnm1.PFL2, whole genome shotgun sequence, one genomic window encodes:
- the LOC130960653 gene encoding uncharacterized protein LOC130960653 has translation MKTEQHNNNKRLLSSLLRTAKPAAYFIFLLLTYALGYLSAPSATSSQQPQQQAPPFASSTPLNAVFSSSSDFDSTSNSVIRVTVNSTELDSFRVTTRCADPISPELVRRTLVDRLFNGTSPFSNFPPPHAAPFLRRTKKIKGWGSNGAVFENLIRRVKPRVIVEVGTFLGASAIHMAELTQRLGLSTQILCIDDFRGWAGFRDRFSKIPMVNGDVLLYYQFLMNAVNFNKTGSILPVPFSSGSALIKLCEWGVYADLVEIDAGHDFFSAWSDITRGYRILRPGGIIFGHDYFTAADNRGVRRAVDLFAKVNGLKIKIDGQHWVLYST, from the coding sequence ATGAAAACCGAACAACACAACAATAATAAGAGACTACTCTCTTCACTCCTCAGAACAGCAAAGCCCGCGGCgtattttatctttcttttgcTAACTTACGCCTTAGGTTACCTCTCCGCTCCCTCTGCCACGTCATCACAACAACCGCAACAGCAAGCACCGCCGTTTGCGTCGTCAACGCCGTTAAATGccgttttttcttcttcttctgattTTGACTCAACTTCCAACTCGGTTATTCGAGTAACAGTCAACTCCACAGAGCTCGACTCGTTCCGAGTCACGACTCGATGCGCTGATCCGATCTCACCGGAACTCGTTAGACGTACTCTCGTCGACCGTCTCTTCAACGGTACGTCACCGTTCAGCAACTTCCCACCGCCGCACGCTGCTCCTTTTCTCCGGCGAACGAAAAAGATCAAAGGATGGGGCTCAAACGGTGCCGTATTTGAGAATCTAATAAGGCGCGTGAAGCCACGCGTCATCGTCGAGGTTGGCACGTTCTTAGGCGCGTCGGCGATACACATGGCCGAGTTGACTCAGCGACTTGGCCTCTCGACTCAGATTCTGTGCATCGATGATTTTCGCGGTTGGGCCGGGTTCAGAGACCGGTTCAGTAAAATCCCGATGGTAAACGGTGACGTTTTGCTGTATTACCAGTTTTTAATGAACGCGGTAAATTTTAACAAAACCGGGTCAATTTTACCCGTACCTTTTTCAAGCGGGTCAGCACTTATAAAGCTATGTGAATGGGGCGTGTATGCGGATCTCGTAGAAATAGATGCGGGTCATGACTTCTTCTCTGCTTGGTCGGATATAACCCGTGGGTATCGAATCCTCCGACCCGGCGGAATTATATTCGGCCATGATTATTTTACTGCGGCGGATAATAGAGGTGTTAGAAGAGCCGTTGACTTATTTGCTAAAGTCAATGGTCTTAAGATTAAAATCGACGGTCAACATTGGGTTCTTTACTCTACTTAA